The Virgibacillus sp. MSP4-1 genome has a segment encoding these proteins:
- a CDS encoding VWA domain-containing protein, with product MVYKNGSRVLVIGLFLLFFISACNPEMEEESIKDDQKDRKDEEVREEQSDEEEGESNQSNTHEENILKQDVPSAPSNLPELINYPAGPFAGKSYEDQMKQIERALDSFPELVDEEPIEAEVKLYWEQLLALFAEDFPDPANVVKKWEAFSFGNPESTDPKLQFKENYNVEIVLDASGSMGAYAGSKTRMELAKDAIREFAQQLPEDANVGLRVYGYKGTGSEADKEKSCNSNELFYDIQPYDEKVLRESMEKFKPAGWTPLADAITLAMRDLHEYDGEHNTNIIYIVSDGIETCNGNPVEAAENLATSDIMPIVNVIGLDVNSDGQKQLKNIADVSNGTYSLVKNQNQLTEEFQRTRNMADAWQEWKLDAKREVRQTSVDRMNMIRDFRGEWADRWKRERHSFHEAFEYLESNDYISREVSSALYDLRDERIDMITDNLDKIWDDLYALKEKQISEAKKLIEEQYSKHSDE from the coding sequence ATGGTATATAAGAATGGGAGTCGGGTATTGGTCATAGGACTATTTTTACTGTTTTTTATTTCAGCTTGTAACCCGGAAATGGAGGAAGAATCAATTAAGGATGACCAGAAAGATAGAAAGGATGAAGAAGTAAGAGAAGAACAATCGGATGAAGAAGAAGGGGAGTCTAATCAATCTAATACTCACGAGGAAAATATATTAAAGCAGGATGTCCCCTCAGCACCGTCTAATCTACCTGAACTCATTAATTATCCGGCTGGTCCGTTTGCTGGAAAGTCGTATGAAGATCAAATGAAACAAATTGAAAGAGCATTGGACAGTTTTCCTGAATTAGTGGACGAAGAGCCAATTGAGGCAGAGGTTAAATTGTACTGGGAACAACTACTTGCATTATTTGCGGAGGATTTTCCCGATCCTGCCAACGTTGTGAAGAAGTGGGAGGCTTTTTCATTTGGAAATCCTGAATCAACAGATCCAAAACTGCAGTTTAAGGAAAATTACAATGTAGAGATTGTGTTGGATGCAAGTGGCAGTATGGGTGCCTACGCTGGATCTAAAACCAGAATGGAATTGGCTAAGGACGCTATTAGAGAGTTTGCCCAGCAATTACCGGAGGATGCTAATGTAGGGCTTAGGGTCTATGGATATAAAGGAACTGGTTCGGAAGCTGATAAAGAAAAATCCTGCAATAGCAACGAATTATTCTATGATATTCAACCATATGATGAAAAAGTTTTAAGAGAATCAATGGAAAAATTTAAACCGGCAGGCTGGACGCCACTAGCAGATGCTATAACACTAGCCATGAGAGATTTGCATGAATACGATGGGGAACACAATACAAATATCATTTATATTGTAAGTGACGGGATTGAGACATGTAATGGGAACCCTGTAGAGGCAGCTGAGAATTTGGCAACATCTGATATTATGCCAATCGTAAATGTAATAGGATTAGATGTGAATAGTGATGGTCAGAAGCAGTTGAAGAACATTGCGGATGTTTCAAATGGAACGTATTCTCTCGTTAAAAATCAGAATCAGCTTACCGAAGAGTTTCAGCGAACAAGGAATATGGCAGACGCCTGGCAGGAATGGAAATTGGATGCCAAAAGAGAAGTAAGACAAACAAGTGTAGATAGGATGAATATGATTCGGGACTTTCGAGGCGAATGGGCAGATAGATGGAAACGTGAAAGACATAGTTTTCATGAGGCTTTTGAATACCTTGAATCAAACGACTATATATCCAGAGAGGTTAGTTCTGCTCTTTATGACTTACGAGATGAAAGGATTGATATGATTACGGATAATCTTGATAAAATATGGGATGACTTATATGCTCTTAAAGAAAAACAGATTAGTGAAGCAAAGAAATTAATTGAGGAACAATACAGTAAACATTCGGATGAATGA
- a CDS encoding MFS transporter encodes MWTLFKNGNFTRLFIGRIITNAGDSLYAVAAMWLVHQLGGSTFHTGLAGFLTMLPTALQFLVGPLVDRWELKKTLVVSQVIQLLFILLIPIFYYIGFLNVTVVLVVMPIVAFASQFSFPAERAALPSILEPDELVKGNSAFSFAYQGLDLVFSGLAGVLVAIFGAVTLYLIDSLTFAIAVLLFATLKLPEKKKTHEPKMSVRENVQKYGRDLKEGFRFVMGSIIAKFFIGAVGANFTFGAAMAVMPAYADVRGDASFYGYMMAALSGGFLVGALLSPYAEKFSFGKMGIAAYSLSALLWVASVFVPWNILSILLFGAATIPIGVTEVLLAAVIQRIVPQRLLARTFSVMTSVSTSAMPLGALIGGAVGATIGSVATFGTAAFGILLVSVVWFFVKDLRELPNSKEIDPGKYGLNEQNEAGV; translated from the coding sequence TTGTGGACTTTATTCAAAAATGGTAATTTCACACGATTATTTATTGGCCGTATAATCACAAACGCAGGGGACAGCTTGTATGCAGTAGCAGCAATGTGGTTAGTCCATCAGCTGGGAGGTTCGACCTTCCATACAGGTCTTGCCGGATTTTTAACGATGCTTCCCACTGCACTTCAATTTCTTGTGGGGCCTCTGGTGGATCGCTGGGAACTAAAGAAGACACTTGTTGTGTCACAGGTGATTCAACTGTTGTTTATTCTGTTAATTCCCATATTTTATTACATCGGGTTCCTTAATGTTACGGTGGTCCTTGTTGTGATGCCTATCGTTGCTTTTGCAAGTCAGTTTTCGTTTCCGGCTGAACGGGCAGCCCTGCCAAGCATTCTGGAACCTGATGAGCTTGTTAAAGGAAATTCGGCATTTTCATTCGCTTATCAAGGATTGGATCTGGTTTTCAGTGGATTGGCAGGGGTTTTGGTAGCGATTTTCGGAGCGGTTACTTTGTATCTGATAGATTCGTTAACTTTTGCAATCGCTGTTTTACTGTTTGCTACCCTGAAACTTCCTGAAAAAAAGAAAACCCATGAACCAAAAATGAGTGTGCGGGAAAATGTTCAAAAATACGGAAGGGACCTTAAGGAAGGCTTTCGTTTTGTAATGGGATCCATTATTGCAAAATTTTTCATTGGAGCTGTCGGAGCTAATTTTACGTTTGGTGCGGCAATGGCTGTCATGCCTGCTTATGCAGATGTAAGAGGGGATGCTTCGTTCTATGGATATATGATGGCTGCACTTTCCGGTGGATTTCTTGTTGGTGCACTTTTATCACCATATGCAGAAAAATTTTCATTCGGAAAGATGGGGATTGCTGCCTATTCTTTAAGTGCCCTTTTATGGGTGGCGTCTGTCTTCGTTCCCTGGAATATCCTGAGCATCCTGTTATTCGGGGCAGCAACGATTCCAATTGGAGTAACGGAAGTGCTTCTTGCTGCGGTTATACAGCGCATTGTGCCACAGCGTTTACTGGCTCGCACATTCTCGGTGATGACGAGCGTTTCCACCTCTGCTATGCCTCTTGGAGCACTGATTGGCGGGGCAGTTGGTGCAACGATTGGAAGTGTCGCTACTTTCGGCACAGCTGCTTTCGGTATACTGCTTGTTTCAGTGGTATGGTTTTTTGTAAAAGACCTGCGGGAGTTGCCAAACTCAAAAGAAATTGACCCTGGAAAATACGGGTTGAACGAACAAAATGAAGCAGGAGTATGA
- a CDS encoding glycine betaine ABC transporter substrate-binding protein has protein sequence MSRKLLWVTLILALAVTLTACGGNESQGQSDDENNESTSVGEKLEYTITGIDPGAGIMGQAKDALKEYSLDNWEIQSSSGAAMTAALEKAIDEKKPIIVTGWIPHWKFMRFDLKMLDDPKGVFGGEEQINTLVRKGLEEDMPGAYKFFDQFNWEPKHLQDVMLKIEEGKEEQKAAEEWVKEHEELVSTWTEGVEPGNGKEIKMTYVSWSDVIASSNVVKYVLENKLDYNVELVLVEPGPMFASVAEGDADAMIGAWLPSTHKSYLEQYKEDLVDLGVNLTGTRNGLVVPSYMDIDSIEDLKAE, from the coding sequence ATGAGTAGAAAGCTTCTATGGGTAACGCTAATATTAGCTTTAGCGGTTACGTTAACAGCATGTGGAGGAAATGAAAGTCAAGGTCAGAGTGATGATGAAAATAATGAAAGCACTTCCGTTGGTGAAAAACTTGAATACACGATTACCGGAATTGATCCAGGTGCAGGCATCATGGGTCAGGCTAAAGATGCATTAAAAGAATATAGCCTTGATAACTGGGAGATTCAGTCAAGCTCTGGTGCGGCCATGACGGCGGCATTAGAGAAAGCCATTGATGAAAAGAAACCTATCATTGTTACAGGCTGGATCCCACACTGGAAATTTATGCGTTTCGACCTGAAAATGCTGGATGATCCCAAGGGTGTTTTTGGAGGAGAAGAACAAATCAACACTCTTGTTAGAAAAGGCTTAGAAGAGGATATGCCTGGTGCGTATAAATTCTTTGATCAGTTTAACTGGGAGCCTAAGCACTTACAAGATGTCATGCTGAAAATTGAAGAAGGAAAAGAAGAACAGAAAGCAGCTGAAGAGTGGGTCAAGGAGCATGAAGAGTTGGTCAGTACGTGGACGGAAGGTGTGGAACCTGGAAATGGCAAGGAAATCAAAATGACCTATGTATCCTGGTCCGATGTCATTGCCAGCTCCAATGTTGTAAAATACGTACTGGAGAATAAGCTGGATTACAATGTTGAATTAGTTCTGGTGGAGCCAGGTCCAATGTTTGCCAGTGTTGCAGAAGGTGATGCAGATGCAATGATTGGTGCATGGTTGCCGTCCACACACAAGTCTTATTTGGAACAGTATAAAGAAGACTTGGTAGATTTAGGAGTAAACCTGACGGGTACACGAAATGGACTTGTTGTTCCTTCTTATATGGATATTGATTCCATCGAAGACTTAAAAGCTGAATAA
- a CDS encoding YfiT family bacillithiol transferase: MDVKFPIGQLEVPEKVTLENIQEWIKQIETYTDRLRETVDSLSDEKLSKTYRDGSWNVRQLVHHIADSQLNMYQRLKLALTDESPTVPAFDQEKWAVQPDTELPVESSIKMLEGINKRIVALGHRLTEEQLSRFFVHETNGEITVATKVAKLAWHEEHHLEHIKIALTK, translated from the coding sequence ATGGATGTAAAATTCCCAATTGGCCAGTTGGAAGTTCCGGAAAAGGTAACACTGGAAAATATTCAGGAATGGATAAAGCAAATCGAAACGTACACAGATCGCTTAAGAGAAACGGTAGACTCATTAAGCGATGAGAAGTTAAGTAAAACGTACCGGGATGGCAGCTGGAACGTACGTCAACTGGTTCATCATATTGCTGACTCTCAGTTGAACATGTATCAGCGTTTGAAACTTGCTCTTACTGACGAGAGTCCAACTGTGCCTGCTTTTGATCAGGAAAAGTGGGCTGTTCAACCAGATACAGAGCTTCCTGTTGAAAGTTCAATTAAAATGCTGGAAGGTATAAATAAGCGCATCGTAGCATTAGGTCATCGTTTAACGGAAGAACAACTAAGTCGCTTCTTTGTTCATGAGACAAATGGTGAAATAACCGTGGCAACAAAAGTAGCAAAATTAGCCTGGCATGAAGAGCATCACTTAGAGCATATTAAAATCGCTTTAACAAAATAG
- a CDS encoding type 1 glutamine amidotransferase domain-containing protein: protein MAKKVLMVVTNHTTISDDHKTGLWLEEFAVPYLVFKEKGYDVKVTSIEGGEVALDPNSIEERAEWKEAEEELKNTTKLTKEDADGFDAIFLPGGHGTMFDFPDNATLQHVLQRFAEKGKVIGSVCHGPAGLVNATYADGTPIVKGKKVSAFTDDEEREMQLDEHMPFLLETKLREKGANFDDAEKWADHSVKDGNLVTGQNPQSSKSTAEKVVEALED from the coding sequence ATGGCAAAAAAAGTACTTATGGTTGTAACCAATCACACAACGATTTCCGATGATCATAAAACAGGACTTTGGCTCGAGGAGTTTGCAGTCCCTTACTTAGTGTTTAAAGAAAAAGGATACGATGTAAAAGTGACCAGTATTGAGGGTGGCGAAGTAGCACTGGATCCTAACAGTATCGAGGAAAGAGCGGAGTGGAAAGAAGCAGAAGAAGAGCTGAAAAATACTACCAAACTGACCAAAGAGGATGCAGACGGCTTTGACGCCATATTCCTCCCAGGTGGCCACGGAACAATGTTTGATTTTCCGGACAACGCCACGCTGCAGCATGTTCTCCAGCGTTTTGCGGAGAAAGGAAAAGTTATTGGTTCTGTCTGTCACGGACCAGCAGGGTTAGTGAATGCGACCTATGCAGATGGAACACCGATTGTGAAAGGGAAAAAGGTTTCAGCCTTTACCGATGATGAGGAAAGAGAAATGCAGTTAGACGAGCATATGCCTTTCCTATTAGAAACCAAACTTCGTGAAAAAGGTGCCAATTTTGATGATGCAGAAAAATGGGCCGATCATTCCGTGAAAGACGGCAACTTAGTCACAGGCCAGAATCCGCAATCCAGTAAAAGTACGGCAGAAAAAGTAGTGGAAGCTTTAGAAGACTAA
- a CDS encoding DUF2200 domain-containing protein gives MAKHKIYSMSVASVYPHYIKKAEKKGRTKAEVDEIIRWLTGYSQEELEAELEKQTDFETFFKEAPKLNPSRTLIKGVICGVRVEDIEEPTMQEIRYLDKLIDELAKGKAMEKILREYKY, from the coding sequence ATGGCTAAACATAAAATTTATTCAATGAGTGTCGCAAGCGTCTATCCCCATTATATTAAGAAGGCGGAGAAAAAAGGACGTACGAAAGCAGAAGTCGATGAAATTATCCGCTGGCTGACAGGATACAGCCAGGAAGAGTTGGAAGCAGAACTGGAAAAACAGACAGATTTTGAAACTTTCTTTAAGGAAGCTCCGAAATTGAATCCTTCTCGAACTTTGATTAAAGGTGTCATCTGCGGTGTCCGAGTGGAAGATATAGAAGAACCCACGATGCAGGAAATTCGCTATTTAGATAAGTTAATTGATGAATTAGCCAAAGGAAAAGCGATGGAGAAAATCCTGCGGGAATATAAATACTGA
- a CDS encoding DinB family protein — translation MYRKAEDFAAEWSKASKGTMKVLESLTDETLDQAIVEGHNTLGWLGWHLATAPAYFGGLVGFDINISGDPNTVPDKASTIADTYKNVAESIQRQAEELTDEQIVEDVDAHGTPTPRGALLRTLIDHQTHHRGQMTVLLRQAGLNVPGVMGPTKEDQKK, via the coding sequence ATGTATCGTAAAGCTGAGGATTTTGCAGCTGAATGGTCAAAAGCATCAAAAGGTACGATGAAAGTACTTGAATCTTTAACAGATGAAACATTGGACCAGGCGATTGTAGAAGGTCATAATACATTAGGATGGCTTGGATGGCACCTGGCAACAGCGCCTGCTTATTTCGGAGGACTGGTTGGATTTGATATTAATATTTCCGGTGATCCAAATACGGTACCAGACAAGGCAAGCACCATTGCTGATACATATAAAAACGTTGCAGAGAGCATTCAGCGTCAGGCAGAAGAACTGACAGACGAGCAAATCGTGGAAGATGTGGACGCTCATGGCACGCCAACCCCACGTGGGGCACTGCTGCGTACTTTAATTGACCACCAGACCCATCATCGCGGTCAAATGACGGTCCTTCTGCGCCAGGCAGGGTTAAATGTTCCCGGCGTTATGGGGCCTACGAAAGAGGACCAGAAAAAATAA
- a CDS encoding YnfA family protein produces MFYAMMLFVIAGVAEIGGGYLIWLWLREGKPFYWGIGGGLSLALYGVIATFQTFPSFGRVYAAYGGVFIILSVLWGWGIDKKTPDMYDWVGAGICLIGVSVMLFAPRQ; encoded by the coding sequence ATGTTTTATGCCATGATGTTATTTGTTATAGCGGGAGTAGCGGAAATCGGCGGAGGTTATTTGATTTGGTTATGGCTCAGAGAAGGAAAGCCTTTTTACTGGGGGATTGGTGGTGGTTTGTCACTGGCCTTGTACGGTGTGATTGCTACATTTCAGACTTTTCCTTCTTTTGGGCGCGTTTATGCTGCTTACGGAGGTGTCTTTATCATCCTTTCCGTGTTATGGGGGTGGGGAATTGATAAGAAAACTCCGGATATGTATGACTGGGTTGGAGCAGGGATCTGTCTTATCGGTGTTTCTGTGATGCTTTTTGCCCCGCGGCAATGA
- a CDS encoding VOC family protein: MEIYLDHVRANVSDLQRSIQWYEDTLGFNVTGHWPPENPNYAHFETEKGAIFAIMEHEESPSRGRFNFKVDNVDAYWEELKDKTEVVEELFNTPYGSRKFTIKDMDGNELGFVQL; the protein is encoded by the coding sequence TTGGAAATCTATTTAGACCATGTAAGAGCGAATGTGTCGGACTTACAGCGATCCATTCAATGGTATGAGGATACTTTGGGTTTTAACGTCACAGGTCATTGGCCGCCAGAAAATCCGAATTATGCACATTTTGAAACGGAAAAAGGAGCTATCTTTGCCATAATGGAGCATGAGGAAAGTCCCTCCCGGGGAAGATTTAATTTTAAGGTGGATAATGTAGACGCCTACTGGGAGGAACTTAAAGATAAGACTGAAGTTGTGGAGGAGTTATTCAACACACCCTATGGCAGTCGAAAATTTACCATTAAAGATATGGACGGTAATGAACTTGGGTTTGTACAGCTATAA
- a CDS encoding DUF4181 domain-containing protein: protein MKIITVIGLIVIFFIYLFVDQYLLKRKLGIKTKKFWLFSENRKTYAIVIDIVIMILFVISYWILNTGENVLKYSAIVRTGPLFGLFFLLFLNRGIEEIRIHPTEKSYYHSWLGSLLILSAFIVILIFE, encoded by the coding sequence ATGAAAATCATAACCGTTATAGGACTCATTGTCATTTTCTTCATTTACTTATTTGTCGATCAGTATCTCCTTAAACGAAAACTTGGTATTAAAACAAAGAAGTTCTGGTTATTTTCAGAAAATAGAAAGACCTATGCAATTGTTATAGATATAGTCATTATGATTCTTTTTGTAATAAGTTACTGGATTCTAAATACTGGGGAAAATGTATTGAAGTATTCGGCGATTGTCAGAACAGGTCCTTTGTTTGGTCTATTCTTTCTGTTGTTTCTGAACCGTGGTATTGAGGAAATACGGATTCATCCAACTGAGAAATCTTACTATCATTCTTGGTTGGGTTCCTTACTTATTTTGTCAGCGTTTATTGTTATTTTAATCTTTGAATAG
- a CDS encoding IS1595 family transposase, which produces MWKDVYEEFSELTKSEQMALFDAMKQDLFPEEPDKITKLLNTIRETRFASGMACVHCGSTSVKRNGKYRTRQRYLCKDCNKTFNDMTNTPFAGSRYPEKWVKYIELMVDGFTLPKIAEKLQIHISTAFYWRHKILNALGSLGFNQLQGIVESDETFFRESLKGRREITHRKAKKRGEKDKKRGISNLKIAVVVAQDRNGNMIARKAGTGRVRAEEIDTVIGEFIHPSALLCTDTATNYKKFAKLKGLLHETVNERQKQRVKKGIFHIQHVNNFHNRLKGWLERFQGVGTHYLDNYLYWFRWLELGKDLAFDKRVEQMLISACQKSNYTTVEMLRSA; this is translated from the coding sequence ATGTGGAAAGATGTATATGAGGAGTTCAGCGAATTAACGAAATCAGAGCAAATGGCGTTATTTGACGCTATGAAACAGGACTTGTTTCCAGAAGAACCAGATAAAATCACAAAACTACTCAATACCATTCGTGAAACACGATTTGCTTCAGGTATGGCTTGTGTTCATTGTGGCAGTACATCTGTTAAGCGTAATGGTAAATATCGTACTCGACAACGCTATCTCTGTAAGGATTGTAATAAGACGTTCAACGATATGACCAATACACCATTCGCAGGTTCACGATACCCTGAAAAATGGGTTAAATATATCGAACTAATGGTGGATGGATTTACGCTCCCTAAAATCGCTGAAAAACTTCAAATACACATTTCTACTGCATTTTATTGGAGACATAAAATCTTGAACGCATTAGGAAGTCTTGGGTTCAATCAATTGCAAGGTATCGTTGAAAGTGACGAAACCTTCTTTCGTGAGTCATTAAAAGGGCGTAGAGAAATCACTCACAGAAAAGCCAAAAAACGTGGAGAAAAGGACAAGAAAAGAGGTATTTCTAACCTTAAAATTGCTGTTGTAGTAGCACAAGATAGAAACGGCAATATGATTGCTCGAAAAGCAGGAACAGGGCGTGTTAGAGCCGAAGAAATTGACACTGTGATAGGTGAGTTTATTCACCCGTCTGCTTTGTTATGTACGGATACAGCAACAAACTACAAAAAGTTCGCCAAACTAAAAGGTCTCTTGCACGAAACAGTTAATGAACGCCAAAAACAGCGTGTTAAGAAAGGGATATTCCATATACAACACGTTAATAATTTCCACAATCGCTTAAAAGGGTGGTTGGAGCGTTTCCAAGGTGTGGGAACGCATTATTTGGACAACTACCTCTATTGGTTCCGTTGGCTTGAATTAGGGAAGGACTTAGCATTTGATAAGCGTGTTGAGCAAATGCTAATTTCAGCGTGTCAGAAATCCAATTATACAACCGTTGAAATGTTGAGAAGTGCATAA
- a CDS encoding 2'-5' RNA ligase family protein — MKVEYFIGIVPPEEYLERIEHFQSKWIKQSGVEPHITLKAQGGLTPDKKWIDKVQKVCETFKPFQVSLDKPKYFGDNILYLSVNSNNLPKLHQEIVQEISPSEDLIKQYFELDAFVPHLTLGKEQYGGNISTGLSKKELKEMERLADKELTPYPHFEVNFIRVYELNIEKQRYEKYSDISLNN; from the coding sequence ATGAAAGTGGAGTATTTTATAGGAATTGTCCCACCAGAAGAATATTTAGAACGAATTGAGCATTTTCAAAGTAAATGGATTAAACAATCGGGTGTAGAACCTCACATAACTTTGAAAGCACAAGGAGGACTAACTCCAGATAAAAAATGGATAGACAAAGTGCAGAAAGTGTGTGAAACTTTCAAACCTTTTCAAGTGTCATTAGATAAGCCAAAGTATTTTGGTGATAACATTTTATATTTGAGTGTTAACTCAAATAATTTACCAAAATTGCATCAAGAAATAGTACAAGAGATTTCACCGTCAGAAGACTTAATAAAACAGTATTTTGAACTTGATGCCTTTGTACCTCACTTGACTCTTGGGAAAGAACAATACGGTGGAAACATTTCTACTGGACTCTCTAAAAAGGAACTAAAAGAAATGGAAAGATTAGCGGACAAAGAATTGACACCATATCCCCATTTTGAAGTGAATTTTATTAGAGTATATGAACTAAACATTGAAAAGCAAAGATATGAAAAGTATTCCGATATCTCTTTAAACAATTGA
- a CDS encoding AEC family transporter: MASFNQQFLYSIIIISLGYLLKRTNFIKERDGEGLSRIIFNLTLPALIIVSFHDVTLDASLILLVVIGLVYGLIMGAVGIFIFRKQEQKTKGMLTMMVPGFNIGLFAYPLVEGIWGSKGIQYFGMFDMGNAFIVFGLIYVIGAYYSDSSTPLNIRTITRQMTQSLPFMTFIVTIFISLASIPLPKALVETANIISVANMPLSLLLLGIYLNFTFERGYLKLIMQYMAVRYLTGIVVGLALFILLPFNNMFKYTVLIGLILPSSMSALPYAVEFNYDRRFVGTVTNMTIIISFLLMWLIANFVI, encoded by the coding sequence TTGGCCAGTTTTAATCAGCAGTTTTTATATTCGATTATCATCATCTCATTAGGTTATTTATTGAAGCGGACGAATTTTATTAAAGAGCGGGATGGTGAAGGACTTTCCCGGATTATTTTTAATTTAACACTGCCTGCACTCATTATTGTGAGCTTTCATGATGTTACATTGGATGCTTCGCTAATTCTATTGGTTGTTATTGGTCTGGTTTACGGACTGATTATGGGTGCAGTGGGTATTTTTATTTTCAGGAAACAGGAACAAAAAACAAAAGGTATGCTTACCATGATGGTGCCTGGATTTAATATTGGTCTTTTTGCCTATCCTCTGGTTGAAGGAATTTGGGGAAGTAAAGGAATCCAGTATTTTGGGATGTTTGATATGGGGAATGCCTTTATTGTCTTTGGTCTTATCTATGTCATTGGTGCGTATTACTCAGATTCATCCACGCCCCTCAATATCAGGACAATTACCAGACAAATGACTCAGTCGCTTCCTTTTATGACCTTTATTGTTACTATTTTCATCAGTTTGGCCAGCATCCCGCTTCCTAAGGCACTGGTCGAAACGGCGAATATTATTTCTGTGGCCAATATGCCATTGTCCTTACTGCTATTGGGAATTTATCTGAACTTCACGTTTGAGAGAGGCTACTTGAAGCTGATCATGCAGTATATGGCCGTCCGGTATCTCACTGGAATTGTGGTTGGCTTAGCATTATTTATCCTCCTGCCATTTAATAATATGTTCAAATATACTGTGTTAATTGGACTTATCCTTCCATCGTCCATGTCTGCACTCCCGTATGCTGTAGAATTTAATTATGATCGACGGTTTGTAGGCACGGTGACCAATATGACTATTATTATCAGCTTTCTTTTGATGTGGTTGATTGCAAATTTTGTTATTTAA